One Drosophila kikkawai strain 14028-0561.14 chromosome 3L, DkikHiC1v2, whole genome shotgun sequence genomic window carries:
- the shd gene encoding ecdysone 20-monooxygenase isoform X1 has protein sequence MVMAVILLLALALVLGCYCVLHRQKLAEIYLRPLLKDTPLEDCYHAAPIESPESTKRRRRRGIWDIPGPQRIPFLGTKWIFLVFFRRYKMTKLHEVYADLNRQYGDIVLEVMPSNVPIVHLYNREDLEKVLKYPSKYPFRPPTEIIVMYRQSRPDRYASVGIVNEQGPMWQRLRSSLTSSITSPRILQNFLPALNAVCDDFIELLRSRRDPESLVVPNFEELANLMGLEAVCTLMLGRRMGFLAVDTKQPQKISQLAAAVKQLFISQRDSYYGLGLWKYFPTKTYREFARAEDLIYDVISEIIDHELEEHKKSAACEDEESAGLRSVFLNILELKDLDIRDKKSAIIDFIAAGIETLANTLLFVLSSVTGDSEAMPRILSEFCEYRDTNILQDALTNATYTKACIQESYRLRPTAFCLARILEEDMELSGYSLNAGTVVLCQNMIACHKDSNFQEAKRFCPERWIDSATENFTVNVDSASIVVPFGVGRRTCPGKRFVEMEVVLLLAKMVLAFEVSFVKPLETEFEFLLAPKTPLSLRLSDRVF, from the exons GCCCTGGCACTGGTACTCGGCTGCTACTGTGTTCTCCACCGTCAGAAGCTGGCCGAGATCTATCTGCGTCCGCTGCTGAAGGACACGCCTCTGGAGGACTGCTACCATGCAGCGCCAATAGAGTCGCCAGAGTCAACCAAAAGAAGGCGACGCCGTGGCATCTGGGATATTCCGGGACCCCAGAGGATACCCTTCCTGGGCACCAAATGGATATTTCTTGTATTCTTCAGGCGCTACAAGATGACCAAGCTGCATGAGGTCTATGCGG ATCTCAATAGGCAATACGGCGACATAGTCCTTGAGGTAATGCCCTCGAATGTGCCCATTGTCCATTTGTACAATCGCGAGGACTTGGAGAAGGTGCTGAAGTATCCCAGCAAATACCCCTTCCGACCGCCCACCGAGATCATTGTGATGTACCGTCAATCCCGACCGGATCGCTATGCCAGTGTGGGCATCGTCAACGAGCAGGGACCGATGTGGCAGCGCCTACGATCCTCGCTAACCTCCAGCATCACTTCGCCAAGGATTCTGCAGAACTTTCTGCCCGCTCTAAACGCAGTCTGTGATGACTTCATAGAGCTGCTCAGATCCCGACGAGATCCGGAATCCTTGGTAGTGCCCAATTTCGAGGAGCTGGCCAATCTGATGGGTCTCGAGGCTGTCTGCACTTTGATGTTGGGCCGAAGGATGGGCTTCTTGGCGGTGGACACCAAGCAGCCGCAGAAAATCAGCCAACTGGCGGCGGCCGTCAAGCAGTTGTTCATCTCCCAAAGGGATTCCTACTACGGACTGGGCCTGTGGAAGTACTTTCCCACCAAAACCTACCGAGAGTTTGCCCGGGCCGAGGACTTGATCTATGA TGTGATCTCCGAGATCATCGATCATGAGCTAGAGGAGCACAAGAAGTCGGCGGCCTGCGAGGATGAGGAGTCAGCCGGCCTGCGCAGTGTCTTTCTTAATATCCTAGAGCTCAAGGATCTGGATATAAGGGACAAGAAGTCGGCCATTATAGACTTTATAGCTGCGGGCATTGAAACG TTAGCCAACACCTTGCTGTTTGTGCTAAGCTCTGTCACTGGCGATTCTGAGGCCATGCCTCGCATTCTCAGTGAATTCTGCGAGTATAGGGATACAAATATCCTGCAGGATGCTCTCACAAATGCCACATACACCAAGGCCTGTATACAGGAATCTTACAGACTGAGGCCCACGGCCTTCTGCCTGGCCAGGATCTTGGAGGAGGATATGGAGCTGTCCGGTTACTCGCTAAATGCAGGG ACCGTAGTGCTCTGCCAAAATATGATTGCCTGTCACAAGGACAGCAACTTCCAGGAGGCCAAGCGTTTCTGCCCGGAGCGTTGGATCGATTCGGCCACGGAGAACTTTACGGTCAATGTGGACAGTGCCAGTATTGTGGTGCCCTTCGGAGTGGGTAGGCGGACGTGTCCGGGCAAGAGATTTGTGGAGATGGAGGTggtcctgctgctggccaag ATGGTCCTGGCCTTCGAGGTGAGCTTCGTGAAGCCCCTGGAAACGGAGTTCGAGTTCCTGCTGGCCCCAAAGACCCCGCTCAGCTTGAGGCTTAGCGATCGCGTCTTCTGA